A genomic stretch from Telopea speciosissima isolate NSW1024214 ecotype Mountain lineage chromosome 7, Tspe_v1, whole genome shotgun sequence includes:
- the LOC122667325 gene encoding uncharacterized protein LOC122667325, with product MASSSSSKLRSSSPFPNILLSCLNFILFILASASLAPVILLKNPPTSLGWALLLISFLSLLSSLVSFCSQLTHMCFITQISLILAASIGQLLGIIALFTRENSSLQLIKSTRDPKEARVLVRVECGTLMAMFIMQLGVLMMTCAVHSSWVKDFEGLEAEREAIARKRSRRLARVQEESMANAAKIAEVRAKELDEKMKSKYGQWVKTDFEGV from the coding sequence ATGgcttcctcatcttcctccaaGCTCAGAAGCTCTTCTCCCTTCCCAAACATTCTACTCTCATGCCtcaatttcattcttttcatcCTTGCATCAGCATCTCTTGCTCCTGTCATACTTCTCAAGAACCCTCCAACTTCACTTGGCTGGGCACTACTACTGatctctttcctctcccttctctcttcccttgtgAGCTTCTGCTCTCAGCTCACCCACATGTGCTTCATAACCCAGATCTCACTAATCCTTGCGGCATCCATCGGCCAATTGCTAGGCATCATAGCCCTGTTTACTCGAGAGAATTCGAGTCTCCAATTGATTAAATCGACTAGAGATCCAAAGGAAGCTCGAGTTCTGGTTAGAGTGGAGTGTGGGACTCTGATGGCCATGTTTATAATGCAGTTGGGGGTATTGATGATGACTTGTGCTGTTCACAGTTCTTGGGTGAAAGACTTTGAAGGGTTGGAAGCAGAGAGGGAGGCTATAGCAAGGAAGAGGAGTAGAAGGTTGGCTCGAGTACAGGAGGAATCCATGGCTAATGCAGCTAAGATTGCTGAGGTTAGAGCTAAGGAGTTGGATGAGAAGATGAAGAGCAAGTATGGACAGTGGGTGAAAACTGATTTTGAAGGTGTTTGA